TAGCCATTCAGGGATGAATGTTGGAAAGAAGATGGAAATGAGAAAACTTACATCCGTACGACGGTGTCGAGGAGGCGCGACCGGTGGGTCGCCGGTGGTGAGGGTAGACCTGATCTGCGTGAGGGTCCTCTGCGGCTTGATCACCCCACTAAGAAGCTTCGTGCGGCCATGCTCCGCGCCGCTCCCCGCCACCATAATCGCCGTCAAGTCGGTCTCCTGCTcaataggatcatccacctcCGGATGAAGACCCTTGAACACCGAGCAGTACTTCTCCAACTCCTCTTCGGCAAAGCCGAAGTACTCGGgcagcgagggctgaggctggctcagatcgggctgcttcagcttcatcttctgccaCCCTCCCACCTCGGTGAGAGGCTCCCCGAGTTCCGCCTCCTGCACAGCAAGATAAATGTTATGTGTATCAAGTAGTAATATGAGGGGGAAATAaatgcaagttgttccatgtatatatgtaccttGTGCTTCTGTAGCGCTCGGTCTGCGGCTTCCCGCCTTTGTGTGTTCCTCCAGTGCCCGGTTTGCCTTGTTGCGCGCGCTCTTGGCGTTGAAGTCGGCGTCTTCGCCAACCCACCTCGCTACCAAGGCCTCAAATGCGTCTTCCTTATTCTCGCACCATAGGGGCATAACCTGAAAAaccaaaactcatttgaagaacacaTAATGCAATCCCAACTATGCAGCAACATAGAGTCTCATTGAATATTTACTTACCTTGAAGTAATCTTCCTTTGTCATCTGAGGATCGTCCCTGATATTGCCACCTTTCTTGACCCTCGTGCCACTGCTCGGCCTTGAAGTGCCCGATGCGGGTATGCTTCGATTGTACCACTGTTGCCTTGTCAACCTCGACAAGCCCTAGTCGATACCGCCTTCCCTAGCTCAACCATATCATCGGGCACCTTATAATGGGTCCGCAATCATGCATAAGAATAATTGTGAGAGAGACATGAGTTAGCATAGTGTGGTCATCAACTATGAAGTAAACTCGAGAAGCATGCTTTACCCAAAACTTGGTGTACACGGCGTCGAAGCTGTCCCAAAGCCGGGCAAGGAGCtgcctcatagtccgcccaagtctCGGCTAGCTTCTTCTCGCCGCCGGGGACCGGAGTGTAAAAGCCCGGCCAATCTTGCCTAATAAGAGCTCCAATCATGCTCGACGGCTGGCGAACCCCTTGTCATATGTCCAATTGCTGCACAATAATCAAAACATTAGTATGCCAATCAGTTATGCAcaataatgaaaacattagtacatAGCAAAATGAATCTAAATGTTCAAAATTAAACTTACTCTTTTTCGTTCGGGATGATGAGGGCTTTCGCATCCTGGCTAGTAGGCTCCCTCCTCTCATCAGGGACTTGCGCTTCACCACGAATGCGCAACTTCTTCGGCGCCATCTCCctctccgcctcctcgtcctgcccctccacctccatctccacctccatctccacctccatctcccccTCAGTGGACTGTGTGTGAGCGGACTGGGAAGCCACGTCGCCAGAAGCAGAGGGTATGTCACCAAGGAAaggtccacctccacctcgtcctcgtcctccacctccacctcgtcctcatcctccacctccgcctccgcctcgtcctccagctcgtcctccacctccacctcgtcctccacctccaccacgtcctccacctccacctacacctccacCTCCAACTCCACCCGTGTCATCGTCCGCGTAACGCGAGCTGGCACGCGTTGGTCTTCCACTTCTAGTGGTCCCGGTGAACTTCTGTTGGCTCATACTCTTCAAAATGGAGTTCATGGATTGCTTGCTTCCGCTCATATTGATCAATCACCTGCATTGACAAAGAGTAAACAAGTAAGCATTCATGCCTTAATAAAATGTAGACACTAAGcaaaaaatagatactaagcataagaagcatattgaaaaatagatactaagcataagaagcatattgaaaaatagatactaagcataagaagcatattgaaaaatagatactaagcataagaagcatattgaaaaataaatactaagtataagaagcatatggaaaaatagatactaagcataaaggcataaaggaccctcacctcgaatcatcactatcataatgaggcattgggttctcataacgaggcattgggttctcatttTCACTATCACTATCAGTATCATGTGAGTAATGAGGTTGGGTGGGAATGTCCGGTGGAGTCTCATCATTGAACCCATTGCCCTCATGTAACTTGGTGAGCATTTGTATGTCCTTTAGGTCCACCACTGTTTCACCATGAAGATGTGCCTCGTTCTCGAGGTCCTCAAGACCAATTTCTATTTCGAAATccccaaagttctcttgctcttgataaaaaattccctcgtatgttacagggtcaatgttgttgtaatcctcGTCGGAGGGcatgggtagcttaccatgtggtgataccttgaacacgacttcccagccttTGAGGTACTCCTTTTGacatgggtagggcaaataataaacttgcttggcttggtgagccacaacaaagacatcggctccgctatagcAGGTTGAAGGCCTAACTTCCACTAACCCAATGGAAGGAGTGCTTCTCTGTCCAACTTGTGGGTcgaaccagtggcatttgaacacaacgagattgagttgtATGTTTGTCCTATTGAATgtcagctcgtatacattctctaacctTCCGTAGTATTCTATGTCATCGgatcctttggtgaagaccccagtatttataGTTTTTGGGTTAGGCCGATTCTTCTGGTGATACTCTGTATGGAAGCGATACCTATTCACATCGTACTTCTCATACATTGAGATTCTACGGTTGCAACCACAGGAAACACATCTCAGCTCATCCgtcatctcaacgttgggatcacctccctacaaattcagttcaaattgtttctttgcattagttacgtgtaataagagggacaagtcacggattgcaaaAGTATTGGATAAAAGGGACTtgttagaaattactttttcgtAGAACCAATCCAGAATTTTTTCTTTCCGGGACGACTCTCTTTCAAAAGAATCTCCATCTCCGCATCGAGGGATCCGTCGATCTCGTCCAATATTCATCCTTGTATTGgctaaaaggaagaaaaaacgtATTAGACCAAAATCGAGTTACTAATagcaaagtaatttgttcaccattttaccttaTGAATTTGAGCACTTCTTGCATGTTCGTAACCACATAAAACATTATGCAATCTTTCTCTTCCTTTGTCAAGATGccctttttagaggcaccagcctTGCCACCGTGACATTTGAAGAGGAGGAGCTTGGGGTCATGCTTGGGCTCGTCGATATTGTACCGAGATATCGGGTTATGCATAGTGGGAACATCATCCGCATAGTACGTTGTCGTGGCGTCTGCCATCTCCCGGAGGatagttgcctcagctatgcatgcttcaatcttatttttgttgcCACATTTGTTtcgaatatacttgaactctctctcaatgcaaaactgccaacgatactgcaccggtccacccaagagtgcctcgttcgcaagatgcacaatgagatgtaacatcggagtAAAGAAACCTGGTGGAAAGatcatctctaacttgcataACAACTCCGGCACTTGATCATGCAACTTCGCAATCACCGActcacatatctgcttagcacagaccgtgcggaagaaatggctcaactccgcAAGCACTCATGGACATGCTCGGGAGATACCCTCGAACCATCACCGGCATCAgtcgctcaatccatatatgatagtcgtgactcttgagcccgtttaCTTTTCCTGTTGtaagattgactcccttactcatattcgaacaatagcCATCTGGGAACATAACGGCGTATTTCAGCCACATCATTGCCTCCTTCTTCTGGAGACTATCAAGCACGTAGTTGGCATGCGGCTTGACCCAATTTTTTCTATTGCCCTCAGGAGGATGCATGTGTAGTCTTTGCCTGTCACACAGattctcaacatcgactctagccttgacattatcctttgtcTTGTCAGGAATGTTCAGGACGGTGTTAAAAACGGACTCCCCCACattcttttcggtgtgcatcgtatcgatgttatggggaagttcgagatccttgtaatactcgagctgcgTTAAGCCTGTCACGTGAGTCCAGTTGTGTGTCTCACCATATCCCACATATGTTTTGCCGGGTCTTTACTACgctggagagcacgtagctcaccATCAACAGTTTCACCATTGAACTTTGGTATCGTTTCTTCTTCACGCACAACTTTGCCCTttgtgaagttctttttgtctcctctgaACCGATGCCCTCTTTTGAGGTACTTTCGATGTTTGTCAAATGTGACATATTTGCGACCCGCATTCAGCCAAATGAACTCCAATCggtgcctgcacactgggcatggaaaCCTACCAGCTGTACAATGCCCGCAAAATAGAGCGTACCCAGGTAGGTCGTGCATGGAATAttggaaccaaactttcatgacaAAGTTTGTCTTCGTTGCTCGGTCGTATGTCAAGGTCccatggtgccaagagtggtgcaaatcatccacaagcGGTTGCATGAAtacactcaaattcttccccgggtaatcAGGCCCTGGAATGATCATCGACAGGAATATGGTCTTCCTTTGCAtaaggactccgggagggagattgagcggaataacaaacacgggccaacagCTGTACGCGGATgctgacataccatatggattgaatccatcggttgctatcgcaattctgacattccgagcatcATTTGCCTTATCAGGGTGTTTTGCATCGAAGTTCTGCCATGCTTTACCATCAGATGGGTGCCCCATGTTTAGTCGTCCCTCCGCGTCCTTGAATCTCAACCCGTTCTtatgccacgtcatctgtttggctgaCTCCTCGGACATGTAAAGCcgttggattctttttatgaacgggagataacgaagaatcttCACGGTGACTTTTGTCTGCACCTTCTCACCATTAGCTCTGGTTATCTCATGATACCTAGAGGACCCACACTTGCTACAATATTTGTCATCCGCAAactctttccaaaacaaaagacaGTTTTTGGGACAACAATCATACTTCACATAATCCATGCTGAGCGCTTTCAACATTTTCTTTGCTGCATACATGGTTTTAGGTAGACAATGGCCTTCGGGCAACATGTTACCAATAGTTACCAAAAAAATTTCAAAGCATGCACGGGTGCTGTCGAACTGGGCCTTGTCGGCTAGTACTTGCgcgatggcatcgagctgagaaatttttgcaccctcgtatagaggcctcttagccgcagccatcatatcatagaaggcctttgCGGTAGGCtcgggttcctccggttctggcggttccTCCGGTTCACGGCGGTCCCTCGGGTTAAGCGGTTCCTCCTGTTCTGGCGATTCTGGCATGTAGGCATCGTGGAGATCATCTAGCAAGTATCTAATCCCATCGTCCTCATTGCCATCGATTCGCTGcctcatcacctcacctctgtcacgttcgtaATGAGCAAAGTCGACACACGTGACGTAATCAGGCATATACCCATTCAACCAAAGATGTTTAGTCATATCATCCTTTCCATGACGATGACGCCTCTTGCAACGAGCGCAAGGGCAACTTGGACGAATGCCTGACTTTGAACCACGCGCTAACTCCTTCACTAATAAATTGGTCTTCCATACCCACTCTTCTGTCATTTCAGTCGAACTAGCACGGCCACTGTACATCcacccattatcagccatcctctgcttgattgggagacaaacaacaaatagtaccatgaaattaaatgcatcatatttttattttaccgggcgaaacgcatgcatcaacctacatctctactaggtgggctcctagcagccgccggatccgtagttggctacgttctccatgctctaccccggtccaagtcagaatttcggcagcacctccccgctgctctcccgatacacgtctcggcaaaaaaccgagaggatgtgcatccggagaacaatggggaggcgccgccgaaatcctgactcggaccggagtagaacatggaaaacgtagacaactacgcatccgccgactgtcccgtaaatgccgcaagcgttacggttgaaaatatgccgaccactaatgcatatttatccgcgtaacgctcgcggacgggaagtgacacctaggttacgcaactttacttgaaaaatgaatctagtgatgtAAAAAATATGGAGGAGGTGGagttttagctcaccctcggcgaTGTCGGCGACCGTCTCGAATCGTGTCAAGCAGTAGGGACCCGGGGTCGTCACGCCATCGGCCTAGTTTAGACAacaacaaattcaaattgttaaaatcatatttctatttctattggcatcaTCTCTGAAATGATAAACACCCTCGCATATATATATAAGGCAAATTCATTGTCAAGTTCAATACATATATCAAATGTGCACAATCACAATACAaatagttcaaaacttgaaaagtcttACGTGATAGAACATAGCATAATTAGAAAATTACATCATTTCTTCAATCTACGGTTTCGCATTGCCATGAAAGCTTCAACAATGACATCACCACTTACATTAATGAACACCCTCACTCGATAAATGTCACTAAGCAATGGTTCAAGAGCTCATCACCCAtactatttttcaaatttgagaaGCAATTTACACACCGGCCGATGAGCAATGTCAATTTGAGAAGCAATTTACACACCGGCCGATGAGCAATATCAATTTGAGAAGCAATTTACACACTTAACACTTAACAGATACACGCTACAGTCTACAGAGAGAAGAGAGAATAGGGGCTCACTGCTGTGTGCTCGTCGGCGTGGAAGAGCTCAAGAGCAGGGGTCCAGGGGCGAGAGGCGGCCGGCGGGAAGAGCGGCGGCAGAGCCGGCGAGCTGGGGAGCCGGGGACCAGGGCGGCGGGGCGCAGAGCCGCAGACGCGGTGAGCCGGCGGAGcaggggaggaggaggcggcgacggtgAGGTGGAGGCGACGGCGGGGTTGGCGCGGCGCGGCGACGGCGGGGTTggtggaggcggcgcggcggcggggttggtggaggcggcggcggcgggcggggttggtggaggcggcggcggagcgcgaggttggcggcggcggcgggcggggttGGTGGAGGCAGTGGCGGCGCGGGTTGGAGGAGGCAGTGGCGGCGCAGGTGGAGGCTGAGGGCGTGCGGGGTCGGTCGGCCCGACCACTTAACTAACCCtatctgtgccgacggctaggccgtcggcacactttttttttttttctttttcttttttcctttttatttctatttctatttttattttttctttttcttttttcctttttatttctttatttacttttgcaGTGGTTGCTAGGAGCTGAGCGCGCGGGGTGGAGGAGCTGAGGGTGGCGACACATAAAATGACtccgacacataaaatgacgccacacaTAAAACGGCcacgcacataaaatgacgccacgcacataaaatgatgcgcggtttctttatttacttttgcagtggttactaggacacataaaatgacgccacgcggctccgctcgattttttggctccgtttgctttgccaactgcgcaaaacggggccgccgggacatgcggtatggccgtaccgggcgcgcggttacacccgtccgccaacgcgcgaaacggaaaacatttagcacataaaatgacgtgtcctagacctaaaaccatttttccctccatttattgagcgaaggaaagtgtcgccccagttcaaatccggtcagtttccagcggattagtGAGAACACCGCgagagcgggtgggattcccaatggcttccgcgcgcatatggcatgtgataggtggtgcgtaggaggtatcctaccgctgcgcagaggtcccgcgcgatactgaaatgcgcaccatgtagctgcttcacaaaaaaaagcccttccggcaccccgaaaatggaaaaaccgtcgcccgtggttcggattggaaatccgcgaccggggccttgcttcccatcctagggcccacgcacgtgccaaatatggcctcgttccgacaaactatgtggtgaaacgggccgtttcctactcatttcccctaaaagccatagaactccggacgagatagccctgttcgtgaagggttctccaagataattgccgtatcccagttccgtcttttgcagtggttactaggacacataaaatgacgccacgcggctccgctcgattttttggctccgtttgctttgccaactgcgcaaaacggggccgccgggacatgcggtatggccgtaccgggcgcgcggttgcacccgtccgccaacgcgcgaaacggaaaacacttagcacataaaatgatgcgtcctagacctaaaaccatttttccctccatttattgagcgaaggaaagtgtcgccccagttcaaatccggtcagtttcaatggattcggcggggcaccgcagaagcgggtgggattcccagatggcttccgcgcgcatatggcatgtgataggtggtgcgtaggaggtatcctaccgctgcgcagaggtcccgcgcgatatcgaaatgcgcaccatgtagtcgcttcacaaaaaaagcccttccggcaccccgaaaatggaaaaccgtcgcccgtggttcggattggaaatccgtggactgggccttgcttcccatcctagggcccacgcacgtgccaaatatggcctcgttccgacaaactatgtggtgaaacgggccgtttcctactcatttccctaaaagccatagaactcctgacgagatagccctgttcgtgaagggttctccaagataattgccgtatcccagttccgtcttttgcggtggttactaggacacataaaatgacgccacgcggctccgctcgatttttggctccgtttgctttgccaagctgcAAAACGgggcgccgggacatgcggtatggccgtacgggcgcgcggttgcaccccgtccgccaacgcagcgaaacggaaaacatttagcacataaaatgacacgtcctagacctaaaaccattttccctccatttattgagtgaaggaaagtgtcgccccagttcaaatccggtcagtttccagcggattcggcggggcaccgcagaagcgggtgggattcccgagatggcttccgcgcgcatatggcatgtgataggtggtgcgtaggaggtatcctaccgctgcgcggaggtcccgcgcgatcttgaaatgcgcaccatgtagctgcttcacaaaaaaagcccttccgcacccgaaaatggaaaaaccgtcgcccgtggttcggattggaaatccgtgaccggggccttgcttcccatcctagggcccacgcacgtgccaaatatggcctcgttccgacaaactatgtggtgaaacgggccgtttcctactcatttcccctaaaagccatagaactgagGACGAGattgccctgttcgtgaagggttctccaagataattgccgtatcccggttctgtcttttgcggtggttactaggacacataaaatgacgccacgcggctccgctcgatttttggctccgtttgctttgccaatacGCAagcaaacggggccgccgggacatgcggtatggccgtgcatcggcgcgcggttgcacccgtccgccaacgcacgaaacggaaaacatttagcacataaaatgacgcgtcctagacctaaaaccatttttccctccatttattgagcgaaggaaagtgtcgccccagttcaaatccggtcagtttccagcggattcggcgggcaccgcagaagcgggtgggattcccggatggcttccgcgcgcatatggcatgtgataggtggtgcgtaggaggtatcctaccgctgcgcggaggtcccgcgcgatactgaaatgcgcaccatgtagccgcttcacaaaaaaagcccttccgcacccgaaaatggaaaaaccgtcgcccgtggttggattggaaatccgtgaccggggccttgcttcccatcctagggcccacgcacgtgccaaatatggcctcgttccgacaaactatgtggtgaaacgggccgtttcctactcatttcccctaaaagccatagaactccggacgagatagccctgttcgtgaagggttctccaagataattgccgtatcccagttccgtcttttgcagtggttactaggacacataaaatgacgccacgcggctccgctcgattttttggctccgtttgctttgccaactgcgcaaaacggggccgccgggacatgcggtatggccgtaccgggcgcgcggttgcacccgtccgccaacgcgcgaaacggaaaacatttagcacataaaatgatgcgtcctagacctaaaaccatttttccctccatttattgagcgaaggaaagtgtcgccccagttcaaatccggtcagtttccagcggattcggcggggcaccgcaggaagcgggtgggattcccagatggcttccgcacgcatatggcatgtgataggtggtgcgtaggaggtatcctaccgctgcgcgaagGTCCCgcacgatactgaaatgcgcaccatgtagctgcttcacaaaaaaaaagcccttccggcaccccgaaaatggaaaaaccgtcgcccgtggttcggattggaaatccgcgaccggggccttgcttcccatcctagggcccacgcacgtgccaaatatggcctcattccgacaaactatgtggtgaaacgggccgtttcctactcatttcaccgatcagccatagaactccggacgagatagccctgttcgtgaagggttctccaagataattgccgtatcccggttccgtcttttgcagtggttactaggacacataaaatgacgccacgctgctccgctcgatttttggctccgtttgctttgccaatcaCAAGCACGGGGCCgcaggacatgcggtatggccgtaccgggcgcgcggttgcacccgtctgccaacgcgcgaaacggaaaaaatttagcacataaaatgacacgtcctagacctaaaaccatttttccctccatttattgagcgaaggaaagtgtcgccccagttcaaatccggtcagtttccagcggattcggcggggcaccgcaggaagcgggtgggattcccagatggcttccgcgcgcatatggcatgtgataggtggtgcgtaggaggtatcctaccgctgcgcggaggtcccgcgcgatactgaaatgcgcaccatgtagctgcttcacaaaaaaagcccttccggcaccccgaaaatggaaaaaccgtcgcccgtggttcggattggaaatccgcgaccggggccttgcttcccatcctagggcccacgcacgtgccaaatatggcctcgttagacaaactatgtggtgaaacgggccgtttcctactcatttcccctaaaagccatagaactccggacgagatagccctgttcgtgaagggttctccaagataattgccgtatcccagttccgtcttttgcagtggttactaggacacataaaatgacgccacgcggctccgctcgattttttggctccgtttgctttgccaactgcgcaaaacggggccgccgggacatgcggtatggccgtaccgggcgcgcggttgcacccgtccgccaacgcgcgaaacggaaaacatttagcacataaaatgacacgtcctagacctaaaaccatttttccctccatttattgagtgaaggaaagtgtcgccccagttcaaatccggtcagtttccagcggattcggcggggcaccgcaggaagcgggtgggattcccagatggcttccgcgcgcatatggcatgtgataggtggtgcgtaggaggtatcctaccgctgcgcggaggtcccgcgcgatactgaaatgcgcaccatgtagctgcttcacaaaaaaaagcccttccggcaccccgaaaatggaaaaaccgtcgcccgtggttcggattggaaatccgtgaccggggccttgcttcccatcctagggcccacgcacgtgccaaatatggcctcgttccgacaaactatgtggtgaaacgggccgtttcctactcatttcccctaaaagccatagaactccggacgagatagccctgttcgtgaagggttctccaagataattgccgtatcccagttcactCAATAGACGTGgtgactaggacacataaaatgacgccacgcggatcCGCTCG
This region of Lolium perenne isolate Kyuss_39 chromosome 2, Kyuss_2.0, whole genome shotgun sequence genomic DNA includes:
- the LOC127330134 gene encoding uncharacterized protein, with protein sequence MPSDEDYNNIDPVTYEGIFYQEQENFGDFEIEIGLEDLENEAHLHGETVVDLKDIQMLTKLHEGNGFNDETPPDIPTQPHYSHDTDSDSENENPMPRYENPMPHYDSDDSR